Proteins from a single region of Ziziphus jujuba cultivar Dongzao chromosome 1, ASM3175591v1:
- the LOC107432365 gene encoding F-box only protein 8 yields MDKAIDMPIQRRKCKHIRRTKSKHTRRSKGNWNEVQFTIDIVTNILSRIPVQGLLLFKTVSKLWNGLISSSNFKKLQLTWSRDNPMYILYPYTDAKPKMYVLDEYGDVDEMITLPGCENVSDLSMICSYDGLVCFINYLPVSNKSEKNLTELEIRMCNPATREVLLLPKSSPSVKQLAVGVAFGPETGCYKVFRFFLSKSESEPESDSEAEAESPNICIESECDIYSSATGTWRGIGRVPHRPMGSNHVYVDGKVYWFVASKNNRDVAGSILSVDMEENFSTMSLPDFVTEHSFLVDFDGCLSLVVVYDEDLIINIWDLTDSNESEWDLKCSDAIPYTGIECTDSLTVIRGEVFLITTNYFFIFYPKENIWRKLALGDELEVEFPVVFKYSQSFLPCNGASFSDGEEDKTTEA; encoded by the exons ATGGATAAAGCTATTGATATGCCTATTCAGAGGAGAAAGTGTAAGCATATACGGAGGACAAAGAGTAAGCATACTCGGAGGTCAAAGGGTAATTGGAATGAAGTACAATTTACGATAGACATTGTTACCAATATTCTCTCAAGGATTCCTGTTCAGGGTCTCTTACTTTTCAAGACTGTCTCTAAACTTTGGAATGGACTGATAAGCAGTTCAAACTTCAAGAAATTGCAGCTGACCTGGTCCAGAGATAATCCCATGTATATACTTTATCCTTATACTGATGCAAAACCAAAGATGTACGTGCTAGATGAATATGGGGACGTGGATGAGATGATCACTCTTCCAGGCTGTGAAAATGTTTCTGATCTAAGTATGATTTGTTCTTATGATGGTTTAGTATGTTTCATCAACTATCTCCCAGTCTCCAACAAGAGTGAAAAGAATCTGACAGAGTTAGAAATCCGTATGTGCAATCCTGCTACTCGTGAAGTTCTATTACTTCCAAAAAGTAGCCCATCTGTGAAGCAACTAGCTGTCGGAGTTGCCTTTGGCCCTGAAACTGGCTGTTATAAAGTgtttcggtttttcctttctAAATCTGAATCTGAACCTGAATCAGATTCTGAAGCTGAAGCTGAATCTCCAAATATCTGCATTGAATCTGAATGTGATATATATTCGTCTGCCACCGGAACATGGAGAGGTATAGGTCGTGTTCCACATCGCCCCATGGGTTCTAATCATGTATATGTTGATGGAAAAGTCTACTGGTTTGTTGCTTCCAAAAATAATCGCGATGTTGCTGGGTCAATTCTATCAGTTGATATGGAGGAAAATTTTAGCACAATGAGTCTTCCAGATTTTGTCACTGAACATTCTTTCTTGGTCGATTTTGATGGTTGCTTATCTCTAGTAGTtgtttatgatgaggatttaaTCATAAACATATGGGATTTAACGGACAGCAATGAGTCTGAGTGGGATTTGAAATGTAGTGATGCTATTCCCTACACAGGTATTGAATGCACCGACTCTTTAACCGTCATAAGGGGTGAAGTTTTTCTCATTACCACAAactactttttcatattttatcctaaagaaaatatttggagGAAACTTGCCCTTGGGGATGAGCTTGAAGTGGAATTTCCAGTTGTGTTTAAATATTCACAAAGCTTCCTCCCAT GTAACGGAGCTTCATTTTCTGATGGAGAGGAAGACAAGACAACTGAAGCCTGA